Sequence from the Zeugodacus cucurbitae isolate PBARC_wt_2022May chromosome 2, idZeuCucr1.2, whole genome shotgun sequence genome:
ACATTTGCCATACATTAAAGaatatcacaataaatatattacctGGAAACGATCCCAAGTTTTGGAACCTTCACCACAAGGTGTTTTACGGGTGGTGATGCGTAGAGTTTTGGTTGGCATGCGTACTGGACCctgtaataaacaaaaattgcattatattacaaaattcttTCAATAGTGAAAAGAACGTGTAGCTTGAACATAAAAATCTTTCTCTGTACAAAAACACATTGAAAAATAATGTCCAATTCAAGCTGAATATATTATAGCACTAAAATAAAGACTAGACTAAGCTTATTGTTGAAAGCAAAGCCTCCAGGAAAGTGCAAAAATATACGAAATCCAATAAAATATGCTGCATGCTTACCTTGACGCGCAGATTCTGGTTCTTGGCACTATTGATCAAATCGCGGCACACATTTTCCAAAGAACGTACGTTCCTTGAAGTCAAAGTGATGCGAATGCGGTGAACTGATGCAGAATCAGCGCCTTGGGGCTTTTCAATATCCTTGGGAGCAGCAgcctgaaataattaaattgaggttatgttagtATCGTTACACGTGTCTGAAATTTAACGAATATCTTTGCCACTTTGTGACAATGAATACATTTTATCAACACAATAGATTATTTTAACAAGATTGGATTAAGGAAATATCAATTATAtaccattttaattaaatttcctgGTCGAGGTATTCAAATCCTTGACTATTGAACAGCGCTGAACCAGAGCTGAGAACGAAGTGAACGAGAAATTCGTTGTCATTCGTTGTGAACGAGACACGGCGAATTGGACGAATATCGATAAATCTATTAACCGGTAATAAGTTTATCGAAATGCATTTATATTCCATTCAAACAATGAATTGAATTGTCATAATCTCAATTTAATGAAcatttctatttaattaatgttCCAATTTcgctatatattaattatagggGTAAAAATGTGTTGACAAAATAAATATCATTATGAATTTAAAACGATcgtaatgaaattatgttcATTTGTTGGGTTTtagccaaaaaataaatttctgacCATTGTAATATTTATCGATATAAATTCAGAGTTtaacaaaaagaagaagaagaatgttcCCTGTATTACAATAAGcaagatttataaattttgaatattcttgatt
This genomic interval carries:
- the LOC105219063 gene encoding 40S ribosomal protein S20, yielding MAAAPKDIEKPQGADSASVHRIRITLTSRNVRSLENVCRDLINSAKNQNLRVKGPVRMPTKTLRITTRKTPCGEGSKTWDRFQMRIHKRIIDLHSPSEIVKKITSINIEAGVEVEVTIAN